GGCCCCGCCACTTCGCGACCGGAGCCCTGCGCGAGGGCGACGATCCCGCGTGGGATCTGCTGCCGGATATCGATGCCGATCCGGCGGCCTTCCCGATCCTGTCATGGGCGGTGGAGCCGGGCGACATCGTCGCCTTCCATGGCCTGACGCTTCACGGCGCCGAGGGCAACAGCTCGTCGAGCGCCAGGCGGCGGGTGCTCTCGGCGCGCTGGACCGGAGACGATGCGCGCTTCATGCGCCGTGGTGGGCCGATGTCCCCACCGCCGCTCGAAGACGCGCCGCCGGACGGCGCGCCGGTCGATTGCCCGTCCTTCCCCGTGGTGCTGGCGTCCTAGAGACACTTCCGGAGAAGACGCTCGGAAAGACGCCCGAGCCGCCGTCATGCACCCATGCCTCCGGCCGGTGAACCAGCGGCGAGGGGCGCATCGCCATTCGCAGAGACGCACCGGCCGCGACGCGGCCGCCGGTTCCGTCGCCGCTCCCCTAGACCGCGCAAAGGCGCGCCATGCTCCGTTCCTCCCCTTCCGGCGAAGCCGGTGACCACACGCCCGCGCCCGTCGAGAGCTGTGACGTCGTGGTCATCGGTTCCGGTTCGGCGGCGCTGACCGCCGCGCTCGCGACCGCCGTCGCCGGGCTGAAGACGGTCATCCTGGAAAAGACCGACCGGATCGGTGGCACCAGCGCGATGTCCGGAGCGGGAACGTGGGTTCCCGCCAATCATCATGCGCGCGCGGCCGGCATCGATGACAGTCCGGCGGAGGCGCTCGCCTATATCCGCGCTGCCGCCCCGGCCGGCTGGCAGGAAACCGAGGACGCATTGTGGCAGAGCGCGGTCGCGGCCGCCCCGACGATGCTCGCGTTCGTCGAGGCGCGGTCGCCGCTGCGGTTCGCGCTCGCCGGCGACCCCGATCCCCGCCTCGATCTGCCGGGCGCCAAGGCCCGCGGCCGTATGGTATCGCCGCTGCCCCTGCGCCGCGCCCTGCTCGGCCCGCTCGCCGGCAAGCTGCGACCCTCGACCCTGCCGCAGATCTACACCTATCAGGAGGTCCACGCCCTCGACGTCTATCACCACCCGCTCCGGGCGGGCCTGAAGATGGCGCCGGTGCTGGCGTGGCGCTGGCTGACCGGACAGCGCGCCAAGGGCGCGGCTCTGATCGTCGGTCTCCTGCGCGGCGCGCTTGATGCCGGTGCCCGCATCGAACTCTCGGCCCGCGCCCGGGAACTCGTGACCGAGCCCGCGACCGGCGCCGTCACCGGCGTGGTCTACGAGCAGAATGGCCGCCTCCATTGTCTCCATGCCGGTAAGGGGGTCGTGATCGCAAGCGGCGGCTTCGAATGGGACCCGACGCTGCGCGATCGGCATTTTCCCGGCCCCTGGGACTATATCGCCAGCCCGCGCGGCAACGAGGGCGACGGCCACCGCATGGCTGCCGCCGTGGGGGCCGCGCTGGCCCACATGGACCAGGGCAACGTCAACCCGGCGATGCCGACGCGCTATGAACGCCGGCTGCACGGCCTCGGCCTGTTCTTCCACCGCGAGGCCAACGCCATCCTCGTGGACAAGAACGGCCATCGCTTCGCCGACGAATTCGCGTTCAATATCGGGGAGATCGTCGACCGGCGCGATCCGGTGACCGGATTGCCGCTGCACCTGCCGGCGTGGCTGATCACCGATTCCGACTTCCTGCGCAAGGCGCCCATCGTGCGCCTCTACGCGCGGCACGATCCCCGCTGGCTGGTGCGTGCGCCCACGGTCGAGGCACTGGCGGACCTGATCCGCCTGCCCGCGGCGACACTCGCGGCGACGGTCGCGCGGTTCAACGGGTTCTGCGCCAACGGTCACGACGCCGATTTCGGTCGCGGCGCACGGTCCGCCGAGGATCCGAAGCGCGCCACCGGTGAGCCGGCGCTGGCGCCGATCCGCCGGGCGCCGTTCTACGCCATGCCGTTCAATCGCTCCTTCCTCGCGACCAAGGGCGGCCCGCGCACCGACGAAGCCGGGCGCGTCCGGCGGCCCGACGGAATCGTGATCGAGGGGCTCTACTGCGCGGGCGTGGCCATGGCGAACCCCATCGGCACCCGCGCCGTCGGCGCCGGCACCACCATCGGCCCGAACATGACGTGGGGTTTCATCTGCGCGCGGGACATCGCCGCCCGCGCCGGTGTCGCCCTGCCCGGCAGCGAAGCCGAAAGCGCGCCTGTTGCTCCAGAACCCGACCGAGCCCAGAAGGAACCCATGCGATGACAACCCCCGAAAGCGCGTCTTCCATCGGCACGAGGCTCTCCGGCCGCGTGGCCGTCGTGACCGGTGCCGCGCGCGGCATCGGCCGGGCTATCGCCGTGGAGATCGCACGGGAGGGCGGCGCCGTCGCCGTCGTCGCGGGCACGGACGCGGCCGGCGCGGCGGAAACGGCCGCGCTCGCGGCAGCCCACGGCGCTCCTGTGCACACCTACCTTGCCGACGTCACCGACCGGGCCGGCACCGAAGCGCTGATGGCGCGGGTGATCGCCGATTTCGGCGGCCTCGACATCCTCGTCAACAATGCCGGCCTCGGCCGGCAGGCGCCCCTGCTCGAACTCGCGGAAGAGGATTGGGAGGCCGTGTTCCGCGTCAACACGAAGGGCGCGTTCCTCGCCGGTGTGGCTGCGGCGCGCCACATGAAGGCCGCCGGCCGGGGCTCCATCGTCAACATCGCGGGCGCCTCTGCCCACCGCTCCTATCCCGGCGCGGGTGCCTACGGCCCGGCCAAGGCGGCGGTCGTCAGCCTGACCCGGCAGATGGCGCTCGAATGGGCGGACTACGGCATCCGCGTGAACGGGGTCAGCCCGGGACCGATCCGCGAGCCCGGCACCGGCTGGGAGGCGCGCGAGCCGGCGCTCGCGACCGAAGTTGCGCGCCTGCCGCTGAAGCGCGCGGGCTCGCCCACGGAGGTCGCCCGCGCCGTGACCTATCTTGCCAGCAACGATGCGGCCTACATGACCGGCCAGATGCTGATCGTCGACGGCGGCGGCGTCGAGACCTGGTACCTGTCACTGTAAGGGACGGCGAGGCCGCGCCGTCATCCGGCGGCTGCCTCGCCTGGACGCTGCAATATCCTGGGACGCTGCAGCCACCTCGGGCACGACGAGCCGCTGCGCTCCGGCGAACCGCAGCCCTCTCAGGCAGGTTGCGGGCGCATGGCGTGGGCCTTCAGGTCGAAGCCCTCGTCCGCCGCCTCCGCCGGGGAAAGCGCGATCCCGCCGCCCACCAGCCGGCGCGCCACCATGTGGTCGGCGGGGCGCCCGACACTCTCCACGGCCACGAGCCTGCCCGCCCGGTAGCGGAACGCGGAGAAGGCACCGTCTTCCGGCGCGCCGCGCAGCACCGTCTCGTCCGCGCCGTGGGCGAGGCCCGCGATCTGCAGCTTGAGATCGCCCTGATGGCTCCAGAACCAAGGCACCGCGCCATATGGCTCCGTCGGCTTGCCGGCAAGCCGGGCGGCGACGAGACGGGCCTGATCGGCCGCGTTCTGCACGGATTCGATGCGCACCGGAGCGGTCGCATGAAGGCTCGGATGACGCGCACAGTCCCCGATGGCGAAGATACGCGGATCGGCGGTCGCAAGCCCGGCATCGACCAGGACGCCGTCGTCGACCGCAAGACCGGCAGCGGCCGCCAGATCGTCGTTCGGCAGCACGCCGATGCCGACGATGACGAGATCGGCGGCGAGCACATCCCCGCCCGCCAGTTCGACGGCCCGCACACGCCCCTCGTCGCCGAGGCAGCGTGCCACGCCGGCATGGAAGCGGAACGCAACGCCGAGCGCGGCGAGCACCCCCTCGTGATGGCGCGACACCGCCTCGCAAACGGCGCGCCCCATCACCCTTCCCGTGGTCTCGACGACCGTCACCGGCCGTCCGCTCAAGGCCACCGTGGCGGCGATTTCGAGGCCGATGAAGCCGCCGCCGATCACGACGACGCTCTGCGCTTCTTCGAGCCCGGCCCGGATGGCTGCGGCGTCATCGACGGTGCGCAGGCCGAGAATGCCGTCAAGATCGCTTCCGGACAGCGACAGCATCCTGTTGCGGGTGCCGGTGGCGAGCACCAGATGGCCGAAGCCGACGCGGCTTCCATCGGCCAGGACCACGGCGCCGTCCCGCCGGTCGATTGCCGTCACACGGGTCCCCGCGACGCGCTCGATGGACTTGTCGGAAAACTGCTTCTCCGACCAGAACCGCAGGTCCTCCGGCAGCATCGGCCCCTTCAGATAATCCTTGGAAAGCGGCGGACGCTGGTAGGGCAGATGCGGCTCGTCACCGATGAGCACGATGCGGCCGTCCCGCCCCTGCTGGCGCAACGCGGATGCGAGCTGAAATCCCGCATGACCGCTTCCGACGATGACGATGTCGTCCATAGAACTCTCCATGCGGCTTTATCGGTGCCGGCGCGCCCGACAGCCCGGTCCAGCCAGCGTCCGGATATACCGGTGAAAGCGAGGGCATGCGCGACCGCGCTTTCAGGCGTCCAGGCCGGGACCGAGGGGGATCGGGGACCGCGGGCGGGCTTGAGGCGCGGGGCGGTTTCGGGGATGGGCAGCGGATCCGGGAGGCTCCAGATTTCCCGCTTGGACCGCATTTGTCAATCGATCGTTCAATTAATTACAGAACCTCTCAGGTCGCGCCTTCTACGGCATTCGCCTGCGGCACGCCGCAGCGCCTCCCACCAGGCGAGGCTGCGGACTATGACGGCCTATCATGCTGGTATAGAACACGATCCGGGTCCGTTCTCCATCTGGAACGCCCGGCGAGACGGCGATGAAACGCTCGCGCTCCCGCGGGATCGCGCTTGACGCGCCGTCATTTAATTGATTGATCAAATCATGATCCGAATCGAGGGATGGTCTGCCGTCCGACCCGTTGAAGGCGCCGCCGCGGCCCGCCCCTCATCGCTCCTCGGGCGGAGGAAAGGCATCGAATTCATGGCGACGGGCGCGGCGATGTCTGCGATGCTGGCGCGTGTCGTGGGGTGAATGCGGTGCCGATATCGGGGGATAAAGCGGGCCAGGAAAGGTGCGGCGCCGTCCGGTGTCGGCTCGCGGCCGCGCGGGCGGCCCCAGCGGGCCGACAAGCCGGTCAGCAGACATTCAAGACCCGCCGCGGCGGCAGCAGGAACACGAGCCGATGACGACGACTTCCGCGCGCGCGCGGCCCCGCAAAACTCCTGCCAAGCTGGATATGCCGCCCGCCGAACCAGCGGCGGTCGACGCGCCGCCATCCTTGGGCAAGGCATCGCCCATCTCAAGGGCCGCTGCCAAAGCTCCGGCAGTCAAGACTCCGGCCGTCAAAGCTCCGCGCAAGCCGCGCAAGACCGTCGAACTGCATCCCAATGCCGAGCGCACCGGCGTGGCCGAGGCGCTGCGGAAGATCGCGCTCGACCTGTTCGCCAGCCAGAACTACTCGACCGTCACCATCAAGGACATTTCCGGCGCCACCGGCGTCAATCCCTCGCTGATCTACTATTATTTCGGCAGCAAGGAGCAGCTCTTCCTCGATGTCGTGAACTCGGCCGTCGAGGAGGCGTTCGCGAAATTCGAGTCGGTCACGGGTCGCGCGGATTCGCCTGAAAACATCATCTCCGCCTGGATCGAGATCCATATCGCCCAGTTCGTGATGCTTCAGAAGCTTGCGAAGATCAGCCTCGACTACGCCTGCACGTCGAGCCGCACGCTGCAGGTCGACAAGGCCATCCGCAAATTCTACGATAAGGAATCGGTCGTGCTCAGCCGCGCGATCCGCGCCGGCGTCGCAAAGGGCATCTTCCGTCCGGTCGACCCGACGGAGGCGGCAACCTTCATCTCGACTTTCCTCGACGGTGTCCTGTTCCGCAACGTCATGTTCCCGACGTTCGATTATTCCGCCGCCATCTCCCACATGCGCACGCTGGTGCTCGACCACCTCCGCACCGACGCTCCCCGCCAGACGCAGGCGTGAGGCGGCCGGAACGCCGTCGCGGAAGGCCGCTATCCTGGGACGATGATGTCGGCCCCACCGATCCCCGCGAAGCCCGGAACCGAACGGCGGATCGTGCGCAAATCCAGGCACCGTGCGACATGGTCGCTCTCCGAGGCCGCAGGATCGCCGTCTGTCTTGAAGCGGAGACGACCCGGCGCGTATACCCTGCCGCGGCAGTCACGATGCTGGTGACCGCAGCCATCATTGCCCGGGCCCGGGGCGCCCGGTCATAGTTCGCAGAACGAAGCCAGCCGGAGCCGCCCGCCATGGTCGACGATACCGCCTTTCTGTCGGTCCGGTCGCTGGCAGAGGGCTATCGTGCCGGGCGCTTCACACCCGCCGATGTCTGCCGCCGCGCGTTGGAGCGGCTGCGGGCGTGGGAACCGAAGCTGAACGCCTTCATCGACCCGATGACGGATCTCGTCATCGAACAGGCCGAACGCGCGACGGCCGAACTCGCCGCGGGGCGGGATCTCGGCCCCCTGCACGGCGTTCCCGTCGCCATCAAGGATATCATCGACGTCGCCGGCGTCCCGACCACCTGTGCAACCAGAGCCCTTGCGCCGCGCATCGCCGAGAGGGATGCCGCCTGCGTGCAGCGCCTGCGCGAAGCGGGCGCGATCCCGTTCGGCAAGACCAATCTTCTGGAATTCGCATACGGCATCGTCCACCCCGATTTCGGCCAGACGAACAATCCGGCCGATCCGTCCCGCACCGCCGGCGGATCCAGCGGCGGCTCGGCCGCCGCCGTGGCGGCCGGGATCGTGCCGCTGGCACTCGGCACCGACACCGGTGGCTCGGTCAGGGCGCCGGCGGCCTATTGCGGCGTCGTCGGTCTGAAGCCGACCTTCGGGTTGCTGCCGCTCGACGGCGTCTATCCGCTATCACCGAGCCTCGACCATCTCGGCATTCTCGGCCGCAGCGGCGAGGATGTGGAGCTGGCGCTGCGCGCGCTGGCGGCATCGGCGCCGGCATCGCCGCCGATCGTCCGTCCCGAGGGACTTCGCCTCGGCGTCGCGCTGAACCAGTGGGACAACCCGGCCCTCACCCGGGAGGTGCGTTTGCGCATCGCGGCGGCCCTCTGCCGCTTCGAGACGGCCGGCGTGACGATCGTGCGGATCGATCTTCCCGCGCCGGGCGCGATGGCCGCGGCGCTGCTCGACATCCTGCTGCCGGAGGCGGCGCAGATCCATGCCCGAACCTTCCAGGATGCGGCCGCGGGCTACGCCGCCGGCACCGCCGAGCAGATCCGCGCGGGGATGAGCCTGCCGGCGCTGCGCTATGTGGACGCAAAGTCCCGGCAGCGCATCTGGACGGCGGAGCTCGATGCCGTGTTCGACACGGTCGACGCGATCGTCGGGCCGACGGTTCCCTTCGTCGCTCCCGACACCGACCCTGCTCTGAGCGCGGAGGGTGACGACGAGATCCTGATGCTGACGCACGCCAATCTGACCGGCGCGCCGAGCATTTCCATTCCGTGCACGCGGAACGGCGGGTTGCCCATCGGGCTTCAGTTCACCGGCAGGCGCGGCGAGGATTTCCCCCTGCTGGCGCTCGTCCGGCAGCTCGAGCGGCTTTAGAGCATATCCGTTCAGATCGAACCGATCTGAACGGCAAGAATATGCTCAAGCCTTTGAATCTGGAGCGATTTCTAGTCGATCTGATGATTCCATGAGATCGGAAAGCGCTTTAAAGAGATTTCCTCTCGACCGGCCGCGCTTCACGCCGCGGCGGTGCTCATGAGGCGCGCGGCATCGGCGATATCGGCGGCGAGTTCCTCGACGCGCTCCGGATCCGCGTCCCAGGCGAACATGAAGCGCGCGCCGCCGCCGATGAAGGTATAGAAGCGCCAGCCCCGGCGGCGCAGATCGTCCAGCAGCGGCTCGGGCGCATGGATGAAAACCGCGTTCGCCTGAACGGGAAACAGCAGCTCCACCCCGGATATGCCAGCGATGGCACCGGCGAGGCGCGTGGCGCAGGCATTGCCGTGCCGGGCATTGCTGAGCCATGCCCCGCTTTCGAGAAGCCCGATCCACGGTGCGGACAGAAAGCGCATCTTCGAGGCGAGCTGACCGGCCTGCTTGCAGCGATAGTCGAAATCGGCGGCGAGCGCACGGTCGAAGAAGATCACCGCCTCGCCGACCGCCATCCCGTTCTTGGTCCCTCCGAAGCACAGCACGTCGACGCCCGCCTTCCAAGTCATCTCGGCCGGCGAGCAGCCAAGAGTCGCGCAGGCATGAGCGAACCGGGCGCCGTCCATGTGCAATTTCAGCCCGAGCTCCCGGCAGACGGCCGCGATCGCTTCGATCTCGTCGAGGCTGTAGACCTGTCCCGTTTCGGTCGGCTGGGTGATCGTCACCACGCGAGGTTTGGGGAAGTGGATATCGGCCCGGCCGGTCGCGAGCGTGCGGATCATGTCGGGCGTCAGCTTGGAGGAACCGGGCGGGGCCACCAGCAGCTTGGAGCCGTTGGAGAAGAACTCCGGCGCGCCGCATTCGTCGGTCTCGACATGGGCGGCGGACGCGCAGATGACGCTGTGGAACGACTGGCAGAGCGCCGCCAGCGCCAGCGAATTGGCCGCCGTGCCGTTGAAGACGAAGAACACCTCGCAGTCGGATTCGAACAGCGTGCGGAACGCATCCGCGGCGAGCGCCGTCCACTCGTCGTCCCCGTATGAGACGCAGGAGCCGTCGTTCGCCCGCGTCATGGCGGCGAGGGCCTCCGGGCAGATCCCGGCATAGTTGTCGCTGCCGAATTGCTGGGCTGACGTGGCCATGGCGCAGGTCCGTTCCGGTTGTTGCAGTCGTGAGGTCGCGCGGGTCAGCCCGCGAGATCGCCGACGACGCGCACGCGCACGCGCAGCGGATCGCCGGGGATGTAGGACATCGGCGTGTCTTCCATGTCGAGCACCGCAAGCGAAGACGCCCCGGCGCCCGCGGCGATCGCCTGTTCCCGCGCAGAGGCGAGCGTCTCGGCGATCGCGGTTTCGCGCGGCACGCCGTAGAAGATGCGCTCGCTCTCGCCGCTGACCTGCGACATCGCCGCGCCGACCGCGTTGGCGACCCCGGCGTTCTCGACCTTGATGACGTGCGAGACGCCGGGAAGGCTGTCCGGCACCAGGAAGGCGCCGCCGCCGACCGCGATGACGGGGAGGTCGCCGGCGCTGGTCTTCATGCGGTCGACGAGATCGCCGAGCCGGGTCCCCATCCACGTCCGCACGGCCTCGACGAGGCCCGGCGATACGTCATCGACCTGCGTCGCATCCCCGAGATCGAGAAGCCCCAGCCGCACCCCGATGTCCGTCAGCGTCAGGGTGTCGCCGCCGGCGACGCGCGCCTTCTCAAGCAGGCGGAAGCCGACGCTGTCCGGGCCGATCAGCAGGGGATCCTCGCGGACGACGGTGCCGCCGCCGAGCGCCACCGCGACCACGTCGGGCATACGGAAGAAGGTGCGCACGCCGCCGATATCGACCTGGGTGTTGGCCTGGCGCGGGAAGCCGGCGCGCAGCATGCCGGCGTCGGTGGTCGTGCCGCCGACATCGAGCACGACCGCATCGGCGATGCCAGAGAGCAGATGCGCGCCGCGCATGCTGTTGGTCGGCCCGGAGGCGAAGCACAGCACCGGGAAGCGTTCCGCCTCCTCGGCGCGCACCACCGTGCCGTCGTTCTGGGTGAGATAGAGTGGCCCGGCCAGCCCCGACCGGCCGATGGCCTGCCGGAAGGCCTCGACGGTCCGGCGCGCGAGCCCGTGGAGCGCGCTGTTGAGGATGGTGGCGTTCTCCCGCTCGATCAGGCCGATGCGGCCGAGATCGCTGGAAAGCGTCACCGTCACATCCGGCGCGATTTCAGCGAGAACGGCCGCGGCCTCCCGCTCGCAATCGGCGATCAGCGGCGAGAACACGGCGGTGATCGCCGCGGCGGTCACGCCGCTGTCGCGGATCGCCTCCGCCGCCCGGCACATTCCGTCGCGGTCGAAGGCGACGATCGGCCGGCCGTCGAACTCGTGGCCGCCGGCGAGCAGGAACACCGGCCCCGCCACCGCCGCGCGCAGATCCTCCGGCCAGTCCGCCATCGGCTCGATGGAGGACGCCGCCGGCAGGCCGATGCGGATGACGGCGACCCTGGAGAGGCCGCGCCTCTCCACCACCGCATTGGTGAAATGGGTCGTGCCGACCATCACGGCGCGGACGTCCGGCGCCACGCCGTCCGCGGTCTCCAGCACATGGGCTAGGGCGGCGCCGACACCGGACGTGACGTCCGCCGTCGTCGGCGTCTTGATCGCCTTCAGGATGCGGTCGCCGTCGAGCAGCACCGCGTCCGTGTTGGTTCCGCCGACGTCGATCCCGATCCGCTTCATGACGCGAGTTCCTCGAAACGGCGATAATCGAAATCGTAGCCGAAGGCCCTCGGCCCCACGACGTTCAGCCCCTCGGGGCTGCGCATGATGGGATCCGCCGCGAGCACGACCACGGCGACGCGCTGGCCATAGCGGATCACCTCGGCACCGATCGCTTCGGCATTTTCCTCGTCGAGCACGGTGATGAGATCCGGCACGGAGGCGACCAGCGCCCCGTCCAGCCGGGCGACCGAGAACTCGTTCTGGAAGTCGACCACGAGTTCGCGAGCGTGATGCGCTCCGCTTCCGGCGAACCGGACCGTGCCGCGCACGAAGCCGCCCTCGGTCCGGCGCGAGACATCCTCGACCTTGCCGCTGAAGACGAGGCGGGCATGGGCGCCGCCGACCAGCGCGGCGACCGGATCCGTTCCCGCCGCCCTCGCCTGCTGGATCGTCCGGCCCATGGCGATCGCCCGCGAGACCGAGTGGAGGATGGCGTGGGCCTTCACCTCCGCCCCCGAACGCGGCGCCGTGCAGGTGCCCGCGATGGAGCCGAACTCGACCGCGATGCGGCGTCCAATCCGCTCCACCCGGGTGGCGGATTCGGCGCGCGCGATCAGCACCTCGTTGTCGCGGACGTCGGCGATGGCGAACGGCGCCACATCGAGGCCGCGAATGGCGAAGCTCGCCATCTGCGCTTCCGGAAAGGCGCGGCCCATCGTGTCGGCGTCGACGACCGGCAGCCCGAGCTCCATGCCGACCAGCATGGCGAAGAACGCGTTCTCGCCGCCGATCTCGATCGACATGATGGCGTCGAACGGCCTGCCGGTGTGGGCTTCCATCCGCCGCACGGCGCGGCAGATCGATTGCGGTTCCGGCAGACGCTCCTTCGTCACCAGCGGCGCGCCCATGATACAGACCACGGCGACGCGGGCATCGTCGGCGAGTTCGTTCGGGTCGACGAGGCTGATGCGGCGGCCACGGCGATAGTCCGCCTGCGCGCACATCAGTTCGAGGTGCGGATGGTTGCCCCCGCCGGTCCCGAGCACGCCCGCGCCGATGGCGAGCGCCTCGAGTTCGTCATAGTCGAGTTCACGCATGACACTATCGCCGTTGAAGGGGATCAGGCATCGACCAGCCAGACGGACTGGCTCGGCCAGGAGAACACGGCATTTGCGCCGCGCTCGGGCGTCGGCAGCGCCGCGCCCTGGTGGGCGGAGACCGTTCGCCCGTTCGGCAGGCGGCCGACGATCTGCTGCACCGACCCGGAGAACATGATTTCTTCCACGCGCGCCTCGATGCGGCAGTCGTGCGCCTCCGGCGCCGCAGAGCCGACGGCGACCGTCTCCGGCCGGACCACAAGAGCCACCGCCGCACCGGCGGAGCGTCCGCCGGCCTGGTCCTGGTTCAGCGCGACGGTCAACGGCAGCGCGGCGGCCTCGGCTGCCGGGCCGGCGACAATGCGGGCATCGAACAGGTTGGCGTTGCCGACGAAATCCGCCACGAAGCGCGTGGCCGGGCGCCGATAGAGGTTCTCGGGCGTGTCGAACTGTTCGAGCGCGCCGCCGTTCATCACGGCGATGCGGTCCGAAAGCGTCAGCGCCTCTTCCTGGTCGTGGGTCACCGCGACGAAGGTAAGGCCGAGGTCGCGGTGGATGGTCTTCAACTCGGCCTG
The genomic region above belongs to Pseudoxanthobacter soli DSM 19599 and contains:
- a CDS encoding ABC transporter ATP-binding protein — its product is MSASASPAVELRAVSKIYGASAAVRGVTMEIPRGSFVTILGPSGCGKSTLLRMISGFVTPSSGDVMIDGASVIGAAPYERDTAMVFQDYALFPHRTVAQNLAFGLRMRNVAKAEIAQRVEAMLDLVNLRGFGDRRVSQISGGQAQRVALGRALIVRPAVLLLDEPLGALDLKLRKQMQAELKTIHRDLGLTFVAVTHDQEEALTLSDRIAVMNGGALEQFDTPENLYRRPATRFVADFVGNANLFDARIVAGPAAEAAALPLTVALNQDQAGGRSAGAAVALVVRPETVAVGSAAPEAHDCRIEARVEEIMFSGSVQQIVGRLPNGRTVSAHQGAALPTPERGANAVFSWPSQSVWLVDA